In Saccharicrinis fermentans DSM 9555 = JCM 21142, a genomic segment contains:
- the brxL gene encoding BREX system Lon protease-like protein BrxL gives MTELDKKINQHFGGKVVRKDLTKLVKGNAIVPTYVLEYLLGQYCATDDEETIYQGVETVKNIISKHFVHRDEAQMIKSTVREKGTHRIIDKIAVKLNDRKDQYEASFANLGLNKIPIGDSVIKEHKKLLSSGVWCILSLAYYPSDEKDASPWIIENIKPIQVSNVDIDEYKDIRKKFSKEEWIDLLMQSIGLNPKEFTLRSKLLQLTRLVPFVENNYNLIELGPKGTGKSHIYSEMSPHGILISGGEVSKAKLFVNNSSGEIGLVGYWDVVAYDEFAGKTKKSDRGLVDIMKNYMANKSFSRGTQVYGASASMVFVGNTDHSVPHMIKHSNLFDALPKDYYDTAFLDRMHAYVPGWEVQKLRNEMFSSDYGFIVDYLAEILKGLRKDDKTNEYAKYFKLSDSITTRDKTSIAKTFAGLLKVIYPHGELNEQEAKELLDFSIENRKRVKQQLQKMDETFEEVDFSYERISDGKRTVIETLEVLEYGVPATKKTLISDESSVKSEGKNVAEDVPFELEGGQKIIRDNQKGISYDMLLGAYLIGATDIKIIDPYVRLPYQLRNFMEFAKLVTEKKEPGVEVKLHLVTNNNEDYVENAKEAFEQMAYSLEALGILFSYEFDENIHDRSIIMNNDWKIILGRGLDIWQKTGGWYDINEYVQEQRLCKACEITYVKK, from the coding sequence ATGACAGAATTAGATAAAAAAATAAATCAACACTTTGGTGGTAAAGTAGTAAGAAAAGATCTGACTAAATTGGTAAAGGGTAATGCGATAGTACCAACTTATGTATTGGAGTATTTATTAGGGCAATATTGTGCGACAGATGATGAAGAAACTATTTACCAAGGTGTTGAGACTGTTAAGAATATCATATCTAAGCATTTTGTACATCGCGATGAGGCGCAAATGATTAAATCAACGGTACGTGAAAAAGGAACACATCGAATTATTGATAAAATTGCAGTAAAATTAAATGATCGAAAAGATCAGTATGAAGCTTCTTTTGCCAACTTAGGGTTAAATAAGATACCTATTGGAGATTCTGTGATTAAAGAGCATAAAAAGTTGTTGTCGAGCGGTGTGTGGTGTATTCTAAGCTTGGCTTATTATCCGTCTGATGAGAAAGATGCGTCACCCTGGATTATTGAAAATATTAAACCAATACAAGTGTCTAATGTAGACATTGATGAATATAAGGATATCCGAAAGAAATTTAGTAAAGAAGAATGGATAGATCTGCTTATGCAGTCTATAGGACTGAACCCTAAAGAATTTACCTTACGTTCAAAGTTACTACAACTCACCCGTTTGGTACCTTTTGTAGAGAATAATTATAATTTAATTGAGTTAGGGCCAAAAGGAACCGGGAAATCACATATCTATTCGGAAATGTCACCACATGGTATCCTTATCTCAGGAGGCGAAGTATCCAAAGCTAAATTATTTGTTAATAATAGTAGCGGAGAAATAGGCTTAGTTGGCTACTGGGATGTGGTGGCCTACGATGAATTTGCGGGAAAGACTAAAAAATCGGATCGTGGGCTGGTCGATATCATGAAAAATTATATGGCCAATAAATCTTTTTCAAGGGGAACGCAAGTGTATGGAGCTTCTGCCTCGATGGTATTTGTGGGTAATACGGATCATTCTGTACCACATATGATTAAACATAGTAACCTGTTTGATGCGTTACCTAAAGATTATTACGATACTGCTTTTTTAGATAGAATGCATGCTTATGTACCTGGTTGGGAGGTTCAAAAATTACGTAATGAAATGTTTAGCTCGGATTATGGATTTATTGTGGATTATCTGGCTGAAATATTAAAGGGATTAAGAAAGGATGACAAAACAAATGAGTATGCTAAATATTTTAAACTATCCGATTCTATCACTACGCGCGATAAAACATCTATAGCTAAAACATTTGCCGGCTTGCTTAAAGTCATCTATCCTCATGGAGAATTAAATGAACAGGAAGCTAAGGAGCTGCTGGATTTTTCGATAGAGAACAGAAAAAGAGTAAAACAGCAGCTTCAAAAAATGGATGAAACCTTTGAAGAAGTAGATTTTAGCTATGAGAGAATTAGCGATGGAAAAAGAACGGTGATAGAAACGTTAGAAGTATTGGAGTATGGTGTGCCTGCGACTAAAAAAACGTTAATCAGCGATGAAAGTAGTGTAAAATCGGAAGGTAAGAACGTGGCTGAGGATGTACCTTTTGAACTTGAAGGTGGTCAAAAGATTATACGTGATAACCAAAAAGGTATTTCTTATGATATGCTATTGGGTGCTTATCTAATAGGTGCAACAGATATTAAAATCATTGATCCATACGTACGTTTGCCTTATCAGCTACGTAACTTCATGGAGTTTGCTAAACTTGTCACAGAAAAGAAAGAACCAGGTGTTGAAGTCAAATTGCATTTGGTGACTAATAATAATGAAGATTATGTAGAGAATGCTAAAGAAGCATTTGAACAGATGGCTTATTCTTTAGAGGCTTTAGGCATACTGTTCTCTTATGAGTTTGATGAAAACATCCACGATCGTTCTATTATAATGAACAATGATTGGAAAATCATTCTTGGCAGAGGACTTGATATCTGGCAGAAAACAGGAGGCTGGTACGATATTAACGAATATGTGCAAGAACAACGATTGTGCAAAGCATGTGAAATAACATACGTAAAAAAATAA
- a CDS encoding Lcl domain-containing protein, whose translation MKILFTIVIALSIASHCFAQVPEKLSYQAVIRNSNDDLVANQEIGIQISILQSSADGTSVYVETQTTTTNYNGLLSIIIGEGSVESGEFESIDWSSDTFFLKTEIDITGGTSYTITGSSQLLSVPYALHAKTAESVTSSYNIGDLYGGGVIFLVDSTGEHGLIVSMVDLSTSYQWSNITDTNIGTTNSWDGDSNTTAIINQEGHSNSASQLCNDYTNNDYDTGIYSDWYLPGITELSLIDYHLYEINKAISNDGNSLTTEIEIGHYEENRSIYWSSTEYDSGKAYCYILSSKYRAPYGKSGSYKVRAIRAF comes from the coding sequence ATGAAAATACTATTTACAATCGTTATCGCATTATCTATTGCAAGTCATTGCTTTGCTCAAGTTCCGGAAAAATTGAGTTACCAAGCAGTAATTAGGAATTCAAACGATGACTTGGTGGCAAATCAAGAAATAGGAATACAAATTAGCATACTTCAAAGTTCAGCTGACGGCACATCTGTATATGTAGAAACTCAAACTACTACAACTAATTATAATGGTTTACTCTCTATTATAATTGGTGAAGGCAGTGTTGAAAGTGGAGAATTTGAAAGTATTGACTGGTCTAGCGATACATTTTTTCTAAAAACAGAGATTGATATCACAGGAGGAACATCATATACAATAACTGGTTCAAGTCAATTACTTAGTGTACCTTATGCTTTGCATGCAAAAACTGCTGAATCGGTGACATCCTCCTACAATATTGGAGATTTATATGGTGGTGGGGTTATATTTTTAGTTGATAGTACTGGTGAACATGGTCTAATTGTTAGTATGGTAGATTTAAGTACTTCTTATCAATGGAGTAATATTACTGATACAAACATAGGAACAACTAATTCATGGGATGGAGATAGCAATACAACAGCTATAATTAATCAAGAAGGACATTCAAATAGTGCATCTCAACTTTGTAATGACTACACTAATAATGACTATGATACAGGGATATATAGTGACTGGTATTTACCTGGTATCACAGAATTATCTCTTATTGACTACCATCTATATGAAATAAATAAAGCTATCTCAAATGACGGTAATTCTTTGACAACAGAAATTGAGATTGGGCATTATGAAGAAAATAGGAGTATTTATTGGTCATCTACAGAATATGATTCAGGTAAAGCTTACTGTTATATTTTAAGTTCAAAATACAGAGCTCCTTATGGCAAATCAGGTAGTTATAAAGTTAGAGCCATAAGAGCTTTCTAA
- a CDS encoding T9SS type A sorting domain-containing protein, producing the protein MKHQSLILCLFFLLFMKLTGMRAQESVNAGCNNISSSDGTISYSIGQFANSIHTGADGELSEGVQHPYEITITTEVKEFLNIKTKVYPNPTSDILTLQIETNDMENYSYKIFDINGRQLQKSKITDVQTQINMSGLVSATYFITILQNNEKINSFQIIKK; encoded by the coding sequence ATGAAACATCAAAGCTTAATTTTATGTTTGTTTTTCTTGTTATTTATGAAGTTGACAGGAATGCGAGCTCAGGAAAGTGTAAATGCGGGATGCAACAATATTTCAAGCAGTGATGGTACTATTAGTTATAGTATCGGTCAATTTGCAAACTCGATTCATACAGGTGCTGATGGTGAATTATCAGAAGGAGTGCAACACCCCTATGAAATTACAATAACAACAGAAGTTAAAGAATTTCTTAATATAAAAACTAAGGTATATCCAAACCCTACAAGTGATATTTTAACACTGCAAATTGAAACTAATGATATGGAAAATTACTCCTATAAAATTTTCGATATTAATGGCAGGCAATTACAAAAAAGTAAAATAACTGATGTTCAAACACAAATTAATATGAGCGGATTAGTCTCTGCAACATATTTTATTACAATTTTGCAAAACAATGAAAAAATTAATTCATTTCAAATCATTAAAAAATAA
- a CDS encoding restriction endonuclease yields the protein MMIDFREIPQANKSNGGQDRFEQFACDFLETIGFKIIRRPDRGPDGKKDLIVSDTRTGVSGETTIKWLVSCKHFAHSDNSVKDTDEPDIYDRVLKHNCQGFLGFYSTLPSSTLSDKLYALRDRIEGTTYDSTRIERELLSCNQKERLLASYFPDSNDKYRQSIYIDKSNQKDENNKLTLTMTEEDVFQITKTAIIILEIEKIREEYFEASWDDKKNVLNKLYRFPDHSNERIASAIFDFLEDVAHLTSVKIPSDIAGSIHSLVLTLFPSSYNNDTKKRIENGKKCVYIGYILAYDAFIHLNNLKIAEYGLSILKFVYREGKRKNMQELNDYVLEQYQELEQTLDRPERNDLVNAKELVRIFKDDLETKDLIFPELPNHLLQLTIKND from the coding sequence ATGATGATTGATTTCAGAGAAATACCACAAGCAAATAAAAGTAATGGAGGACAAGACCGATTTGAACAGTTTGCCTGTGATTTCCTAGAAACTATTGGTTTCAAAATTATTAGACGACCAGATAGAGGTCCTGATGGTAAAAAGGATTTAATTGTTTCTGACACCAGAACTGGTGTTAGTGGAGAAACGACAATAAAATGGCTTGTAAGTTGCAAACATTTTGCTCATTCTGATAATTCAGTAAAAGATACTGATGAGCCAGACATTTATGACAGAGTGTTAAAACATAATTGTCAAGGTTTTTTAGGATTCTACTCAACTTTACCTTCTTCAACACTTTCAGACAAGCTTTATGCACTAAGGGATAGAATCGAAGGTACAACTTATGACTCAACAAGAATTGAGCGAGAATTATTATCATGTAATCAAAAAGAGAGATTACTTGCAAGTTACTTTCCAGATTCAAATGATAAATATCGTCAGAGTATATACATTGATAAGTCAAATCAAAAAGATGAAAATAACAAACTGACTCTCACAATGACAGAAGAGGATGTTTTTCAAATTACAAAAACGGCAATAATTATTTTAGAGATTGAAAAAATAAGAGAGGAGTATTTTGAGGCATCTTGGGATGACAAGAAAAATGTACTAAATAAACTTTATAGATTTCCAGACCATTCAAATGAAAGAATTGCTAGTGCAATATTCGATTTTTTAGAAGATGTCGCACACTTAACATCAGTAAAAATCCCTTCGGATATTGCTGGTTCAATTCATTCATTAGTTCTTACTTTGTTTCCTTCATCCTATAATAATGACACGAAAAAGAGGATTGAAAATGGTAAAAAATGTGTTTACATTGGATATATCTTAGCATATGATGCTTTTATCCACTTAAATAATTTAAAGATTGCAGAATATGGTCTATCAATATTAAAGTTTGTTTATCGTGAAGGTAAAAGAAAAAACATGCAAGAATTAAATGATTATGTTTTAGAACAATACCAAGAATTAGAGCAAACTCTTGACAGACCAGAACGAAATGACTTAGTAAATGCAAAAGAATTAGTTCGTATTTTTAAAGATGATTTAGAAACTAAGGACTTAATTTTTCCTGAGCTACCAAATCATTTATTGCAACTGACTATAAAAAACGACTAG
- a CDS encoding IS91 family transposase — translation MSHTENSKQKIEVADVVRSCQDDIATKLRLNKEQQKAIEAITRCRTSEAGGHIAYCNNSSCSYSQQSYNSCRNRHCPKCQYLKQQQWVNKLTSRLMPGRYFHIVFTIPRELHPLFYINQQACYDLLFRSASQALQNAGRNPSFLGADVGALCVLHTWGQTLMYHPHIHMLVPAGGLSTDGMEWVASPKKFFVPVKALSGMFRGILVKQLEKLLIKEKLRLPKEFEGAQMLKSELYSKRWNVYCKKAFGGINSVLQYLGRYTHRVAISNNRLTSLSDKQVSFTYKDYRQNSKQKQMTLNQLEFVRRFIHHVLPSGFFKIRYVGILATVHIHGKREQVIALVGENMWLSNLEGLTSYEVLRALIGKDPCICPKCNKGIMVRTRILHQLE, via the coding sequence ATGAGTCACACCGAAAATAGTAAACAGAAAATAGAAGTGGCCGATGTTGTGAGGAGCTGTCAAGATGATATTGCTACCAAGTTAAGGTTGAACAAAGAACAACAAAAAGCTATTGAAGCTATAACAAGGTGCCGTACATCAGAAGCAGGCGGTCATATTGCGTATTGTAATAACAGCAGCTGTAGTTACAGTCAACAGTCCTATAACTCTTGTCGCAATAGACATTGCCCCAAGTGTCAGTATTTAAAGCAGCAGCAATGGGTCAATAAGCTCACTAGTCGATTAATGCCCGGACGCTACTTTCATATTGTATTTACCATACCAAGGGAGCTACATCCATTGTTTTACATCAACCAACAAGCATGTTATGACTTACTGTTTCGTTCTGCCTCCCAAGCTTTACAAAATGCAGGACGCAATCCTTCATTTTTAGGTGCTGATGTTGGAGCACTATGTGTACTGCATACCTGGGGGCAAACATTAATGTATCATCCCCATATTCATATGCTGGTTCCCGCTGGCGGCCTGTCTACGGATGGTATGGAATGGGTTGCTTCGCCCAAGAAGTTCTTTGTGCCCGTAAAGGCATTGTCTGGCATGTTTAGAGGTATACTAGTTAAGCAACTCGAAAAACTACTGATCAAGGAAAAACTGAGGTTACCTAAGGAGTTTGAAGGAGCTCAAATGTTGAAATCAGAACTGTACAGTAAACGATGGAATGTATACTGTAAAAAGGCGTTTGGGGGTATCAACAGTGTATTACAATACTTGGGCAGATACACCCATCGGGTAGCTATATCTAATAATAGGCTAACATCTTTATCGGACAAGCAAGTGAGCTTTACCTATAAAGATTACAGACAAAATAGCAAGCAAAAACAAATGACCTTAAATCAACTTGAATTTGTGAGGCGTTTTATACATCACGTCTTACCTAGCGGATTCTTTAAAATCAGATATGTTGGCATACTTGCAACGGTACATATACATGGTAAACGAGAACAGGTAATTGCACTAGTGGGTGAAAATATGTGGTTGTCAAACCTCGAAGGCCTTACCTCATATGAAGTGTTAAGAGCATTAATAGGAAAGGATCCTTGCATATGCCCCAAATGCAATAAAGGCATAATGGTTCGCACAAGGATATTGCACCAACTAGAATGA
- a CDS encoding tyrosine-type recombinase/integrase, with the protein MDILGNKWDGIKIKRPRVAKKLPTVLSQSDAYRLVTSSYNVKHRTLMMLTYATGMRCEEALSLLPEQIDSARLVVRIKGKGNKSREVPLPEDILEQLRIYFKQYRPSKYLFEGFKKGKKYSATSFRKIVSRAALSVGINKGVSPHVLRHCFATHMLERGINLKRLQLLMGHSSLKTTSGYLHLAHPYLGEVPNLLIPIKQAQP; encoded by the coding sequence GTGGATATACTTGGGAACAAGTGGGATGGCATTAAGATAAAGCGTCCAAGAGTAGCGAAGAAACTACCCACGGTTTTGTCTCAGTCAGATGCCTATCGTTTGGTGACAAGTTCATATAATGTCAAACATCGTACATTAATGATGTTGACTTATGCAACGGGCATGCGGTGCGAAGAAGCTCTAAGTTTGTTGCCTGAGCAAATAGATTCGGCACGTTTGGTTGTACGCATAAAAGGCAAGGGTAATAAAAGCCGAGAAGTACCACTTCCAGAGGATATATTAGAACAACTCAGAATTTATTTTAAACAGTATCGTCCTTCGAAGTATCTTTTTGAGGGCTTTAAAAAAGGGAAGAAATATTCCGCAACAAGTTTTCGTAAGATAGTATCACGTGCTGCCTTATCAGTAGGTATAAATAAAGGCGTATCGCCTCATGTGTTACGACATTGTTTTGCTACTCATATGCTTGAAAGAGGTATCAATTTGAAACGGTTGCAGTTACTGATGGGACACAGTTCACTAAAAACAACCTCAGGTTATCTTCATTTGGCTCACCCTTACCTTGGCGAAGTTCCCAATTTGTTAATTCCAATAAAACAGGCACAGCCATGA
- a CDS encoding ISAon1 family transposase N-terminal region protein → MHDINTQLLELILPEGILDHFVITDLHQESSGQQAYTKKLTIYLEEKKEIPEEYSDKEYKASGFMPPKLIKDCPIRRNLVTLSVKCRRWDVLLDGRYQKRSRNWESVAKGTRLDPEYASFLKGIGGL, encoded by the coding sequence GTGCACGACATCAATACTCAATTATTAGAACTGATATTACCCGAAGGGATTCTAGACCATTTTGTGATAACTGACCTACATCAAGAATCCAGTGGTCAGCAAGCCTATACTAAGAAACTGACTATATATCTGGAGGAGAAAAAAGAAATTCCGGAAGAATACTCAGACAAAGAATATAAGGCAAGTGGTTTTATGCCGCCCAAGTTAATAAAAGACTGTCCCATACGTCGTAATTTGGTTACGCTGAGTGTCAAGTGTCGAAGATGGGATGTTTTATTAGATGGTCGATATCAAAAAAGGAGTAGAAATTGGGAGAGTGTAGCAAAGGGCACACGGTTAGATCCGGAGTATGCCTCTTTTTTAAAAGGTATTGGTGGACTGTAA
- a CDS encoding tetratricopeptide repeat protein, translating to MFYTKSLLCFKIIWLLCFSYFLDSYTQDIPDSLYALKRFNWERYKMAQEDTQQAYAYFKKGASHFLSKGDTINHLNCIAHLSDIKHRRGKFNEAFDILWEALPMADSIENKLPLLEIHQMLGILYQVYGKNSIALQHTLQGLEIAKEYTQKDTSINARLTSCYLDVAIQLAAMKKYDSAILYLDSCYYSDRTNKRLYFADGVYGQVYLELHDLKKAQRYLNGVLPFLEERGNGFQTSVNYFMGKLKSELHQTDSAILYYNKSLKAIDSLQNNLKLKPEVLEQLAQEYAKKHDNRMAFNYMKQAKELSDSLFNMQSQQNKALFEIKNKYKEDLILKEQEISSKNQLLKVSNKAKFRLSMLLVVMVILAIVALFTVRLNAKMKRIAYAKKVNEEKSEAILDIKNKELTANALQIIEKEQAVKELLETVMVKSPDTYKKLQRKYKQSNKKIWDDFHLRFTQTNDKFYQRLLEQYPDLTPTDLKHCALVKLNFDSKEMSHLLGISVNSVHMARSRIRKKMGLKREDSLSNHLRLKI from the coding sequence ATGTTTTACACTAAATCTCTTCTTTGTTTTAAGATTATATGGCTTCTATGTTTTTCGTATTTCTTAGATTCATATACTCAGGATATTCCAGATTCATTATATGCTTTGAAACGCTTTAATTGGGAACGTTATAAAATGGCGCAAGAAGATACACAACAAGCTTATGCCTATTTTAAAAAGGGTGCTTCACATTTTCTTTCAAAGGGAGATACCATCAATCATCTAAATTGCATTGCTCATTTATCGGACATTAAACATCGACGTGGTAAGTTTAATGAGGCTTTTGATATTCTTTGGGAAGCTTTGCCTATGGCAGATAGCATAGAGAATAAATTACCCTTACTTGAAATTCATCAGATGCTAGGAATATTATATCAAGTCTATGGTAAAAATAGTATCGCTTTACAACACACACTCCAAGGCTTGGAAATCGCCAAAGAATATACACAAAAAGACACCAGCATCAATGCTCGTTTAACCTCGTGTTATTTGGATGTGGCCATACAATTAGCGGCCATGAAAAAATATGATTCAGCTATTTTATATTTAGATTCCTGTTATTATTCAGACCGCACCAACAAAAGGCTATACTTTGCTGATGGTGTTTATGGCCAAGTATATTTAGAACTACACGATTTAAAAAAGGCGCAACGATACTTAAATGGCGTTCTCCCGTTTTTGGAAGAAAGAGGTAATGGTTTTCAGACATCAGTTAATTATTTTATGGGTAAGCTCAAGTCTGAATTGCATCAAACGGATAGTGCCATACTTTATTATAACAAATCACTAAAAGCCATTGACTCTCTTCAAAACAACCTTAAACTTAAACCTGAGGTTCTGGAGCAACTTGCCCAGGAATATGCCAAAAAGCATGATAACCGAATGGCTTTTAATTATATGAAACAAGCCAAAGAGCTTTCGGATAGTTTATTTAATATGCAAAGCCAACAAAACAAAGCTTTGTTTGAAATTAAAAATAAATACAAGGAAGATTTGATACTGAAAGAACAGGAAATATCATCTAAAAATCAATTATTAAAGGTAAGTAACAAAGCAAAATTTAGACTGAGTATGTTATTGGTAGTAATGGTTATACTTGCCATTGTTGCATTATTTACTGTTCGCCTAAATGCAAAAATGAAGCGTATTGCTTACGCGAAAAAAGTGAATGAAGAAAAAAGTGAAGCCATACTTGATATTAAAAATAAAGAACTAACAGCCAATGCACTACAAATTATAGAAAAAGAACAAGCAGTGAAAGAATTACTAGAAACTGTTATGGTAAAATCGCCCGATACTTATAAAAAACTTCAACGCAAGTATAAACAAAGTAATAAGAAAATATGGGACGATTTTCATTTAAGATTTACGCAAACCAACGATAAGTTTTACCAACGCTTGCTGGAGCAATACCCCGATTTAACCCCAACAGATTTAAAACATTGTGCATTAGTTAAACTAAACTTCGACAGTAAAGAAATGTCGCATCTGCTAGGCATTTCAGTTAACAGTGTACATATGGCTCGTTCGCGTATTCGTAAAAAAATGGGGCTAAAACGAGAGGATAGTTTGAGTAATCATTTACGTTTAAAGATATAA
- a CDS encoding alpha-L-fucosidase, whose translation MKKKLLNYLMLGFSLISLPATGQNQNKQNISETTLKKEKVPEKVYKEEWPSIARHKTPEWFRDAKFGIYTHFGPAVLATQHKTTEWWGWAMYNTKAKYWTNAIRPDSPDTTRNFKLHRELFGDQNEYGYKDLIMDFQPDKFDAEEWAEIFSKSGAKFSGPMGCHHDNFMLWDSEVTRWNMKRTAGIDVVGELEKAIRARDMKFVMTFHHAFSWWFFSESYKFDGANPEYEDLYCRPHKFSTDPDSFEEYPDAEYEDLWFRKLKEAYTKYNPDLLWFDMGLELLSDEIRQRAFAGMLNNAANNNQEIGISYKTKFDICIPPSAGILDYEKGRSTGLREDVWLTDTPLGGWFYNGRKSRSAEAMIEILVDIVSKNGCLLLDVSPKPDGTIPEDQIKTLLGMGEWLKMNGEAIYNTRPWVIAEEGPTKLAKDGHFNENWEAIYTEEDIRFTRSKDNKTLYITVLDRPSQGKVLVKKLATVYEYLDRDIDQVNLLGTEGNIKWNRNKKGLELQFPKNANGKYAFCYKLQLK comes from the coding sequence ATGAAGAAGAAATTATTAAATTATTTAATGCTGGGGTTTAGCTTGATTTCACTTCCTGCGACAGGACAAAATCAGAACAAGCAAAACATCAGTGAAACTACTTTAAAAAAGGAGAAAGTTCCGGAAAAAGTATATAAAGAAGAGTGGCCATCTATTGCTCGTCATAAAACGCCAGAATGGTTTAGAGATGCTAAGTTTGGCATTTATACCCACTTTGGACCAGCTGTATTGGCTACACAACATAAAACGACCGAATGGTGGGGCTGGGCCATGTATAACACAAAAGCTAAGTATTGGACCAATGCCATTCGTCCTGATTCTCCTGATACAACACGAAATTTTAAGTTGCATCGCGAATTATTTGGTGATCAGAATGAATACGGTTATAAAGACTTGATTATGGACTTTCAGCCGGATAAGTTTGATGCTGAAGAATGGGCTGAGATATTTTCAAAATCAGGGGCTAAGTTCAGCGGCCCAATGGGATGTCACCATGATAATTTTATGCTTTGGGATTCGGAGGTTACACGTTGGAATATGAAACGTACTGCCGGAATTGATGTGGTTGGCGAACTGGAAAAAGCTATTCGTGCTCGTGATATGAAGTTTGTAATGACGTTTCACCATGCTTTTTCGTGGTGGTTTTTTAGTGAGTCGTATAAGTTTGATGGTGCAAACCCTGAATATGAAGACTTATACTGCCGCCCGCATAAGTTTTCTACAGACCCAGATAGTTTTGAAGAATACCCTGATGCAGAATATGAAGACTTATGGTTTCGCAAGTTGAAGGAAGCCTACACGAAATATAATCCTGATTTACTGTGGTTCGACATGGGATTAGAGCTTCTTAGTGATGAAATAAGGCAACGGGCATTTGCAGGAATGCTAAATAATGCAGCTAATAACAATCAAGAAATTGGAATATCCTACAAAACCAAGTTTGATATCTGTATTCCTCCATCAGCGGGAATTCTGGATTATGAAAAGGGGCGATCTACAGGACTCCGCGAAGATGTTTGGCTGACGGACACACCTTTGGGAGGTTGGTTTTATAATGGCCGTAAATCGCGTTCGGCAGAAGCAATGATTGAAATATTGGTAGATATTGTGAGCAAAAATGGTTGCTTACTATTAGATGTAAGCCCAAAGCCTGATGGCACAATTCCCGAAGATCAAATTAAAACCCTGCTAGGCATGGGTGAATGGCTGAAGATGAATGGTGAGGCCATTTATAATACCCGCCCCTGGGTTATTGCAGAGGAAGGCCCAACGAAACTAGCTAAAGATGGACACTTCAACGAAAACTGGGAAGCCATTTACACCGAAGAAGATATCCGTTTTACGCGAAGCAAGGACAATAAAACACTCTACATTACGGTACTTGATCGCCCGTCGCAAGGAAAAGTTCTGGTAAAAAAACTAGCCACTGTGTATGAGTATCTCGATAGAGATATTGATCAAGTCAACTTATTAGGAACCGAAGGAAATATTAAATGGAACCGTAACAAAAAAGGGCTGGAACTTCAGTTTCCTAAAAACGCAAACGGTAAATATGCTTTTTGCTATAAGTTACAATTAAAATAA
- a CDS encoding alpha-L-fucosidase translates to MNTRYIIFISIVLIFTGCVSSEKQFEPTVESLKQYETPGWFRDAKFGIWNVWGLYSVPAVGEWYARNMYIMESEKKWQVQGPYHRKVWGHQSEIGYKDFIPMWKAEKFDANKLMEQYKSAGAKYYTSIATFHDNYDLFDSKYTRWNSVKTGPQMDMVKAFQDAAHEQGLRYGATTHLARSLNWWTVNKGSAEEPYDGIDSVYYDLYHPPYDLENPNHKYILPMIGQACGIGELKI, encoded by the coding sequence ATGAATACTAGATATATAATATTTATCTCAATTGTTCTAATTTTTACAGGGTGTGTAAGCTCAGAAAAACAGTTTGAACCAACAGTTGAGTCATTAAAACAGTACGAAACACCGGGGTGGTTTCGCGATGCCAAGTTTGGCATTTGGAATGTATGGGGTCTATATTCTGTTCCTGCGGTTGGAGAGTGGTATGCACGTAATATGTATATTATGGAGAGTGAAAAAAAATGGCAGGTACAAGGGCCCTATCATCGTAAGGTATGGGGACATCAATCTGAAATAGGCTACAAAGATTTTATCCCAATGTGGAAAGCCGAAAAATTCGATGCCAATAAGTTGATGGAACAGTACAAAAGCGCAGGTGCCAAATATTACACCTCCATTGCCACGTTTCATGATAACTACGATTTGTTCGACTCAAAATATACACGTTGGAATTCTGTAAAAACAGGGCCCCAAATGGATATGGTAAAAGCTTTTCAGGATGCCGCACATGAACAAGGTTTGCGTTATGGTGCCACTACGCATCTGGCACGAAGTCTCAATTGGTGGACGGTAAACAAAGGTAGTGCCGAAGAGCCTTACGATGGTATTGATTCTGTATATTACGACCTATACCATCCGCCTTATGATCTTGAAAATCCAAACCATAAATATATATTGCCGATGATTGGGCAAGCATGTGGAATAGGAGAATTAAAGATTTAA